DNA from Pajaroellobacter abortibovis:
TACCGATTGTAGGAGGGAATTTATCCCAAGGTAGCGCACTCAGCCTCGCAACAACTTTTCTAGGATATACTTCTCGAGCCATTTCGAGAGGAGGGGGAGGGGCAGGAGATAAATTGTGGTTAGCTGGCCCCGTGGGGTTAGCTGCAGCAGGCTTTCGAGCGTTACAAGCAGGAAGAGGAATGGAGCCTTCCCTCCAACCAGCTGTAGCAGCATGGCAGAGGCCACAGGCACGCCTAGATACAGTTGAAGAGTTGGACAAAAAGGCTCAGGCAGCAATTGATGTGTCGGATGGCCTAGCTCAAGATGTATTTTCTATGGCAGAGGCTAGCCAATGTCAGGCCCTCCTGGATCTCGATTCGATTCTTGAATATGGAGGGAATCCACTTGCCCAAGCTGCTGAGGCATTGATGGCTGATCCCCTAGAACTCGCCCTCTACGGAGGGGAAGACTACGCCATTGTGGCAGCTTCTTCTCAGCCTCTCACTGGTTTTTCCTGCATTGGTGAACTGCAGGAAGGGGAGGGGCTTTATGGAAAAAAACAGGGAAAGAAACTTCCTCTCACCGTAAGAGGATTTGATCATTTTATATAATAAGCTGTTTATATCTGATCCAAGATAAGAGCCAAAAAATTTTTTAAGGATGAGTGGTACTTTGAGAACGATTGACTATCATATGTTAGCGTTAGCAAATAGAAATTAAAAATGCTACACACACCTTCTCATTATAAAATACTATTCCAAAATAAATTAATAGCAAAAATTTACATTTATTTGGAGTGATTGATGGCATTATCTTGTCAAAAAAATGCTTTATTTTGTTTCCTCTTTTCCCTGTTGAGCAGCTGCGAAACAACTTCTTCTGTCTCAACAGGCCCTGATGAAGAATCTAAGCAAGGTAATATACTATGGAATGACAGAAGAAACGGAAAGCAAATAGAAAATGATATTTGTAAATCAACTCTCGATTTTTCATACAATCAACTTTCTTGGAATTCAGAGAAAAGAGGCCCTTTAAAAGATCATCTCAAGAAATTCGAGAAATGCATCCAAAAGATGTATCTCAATATCGAAGGAAGAGATGATCTGGAGAAAGAAGATTGTAAAGTCATTGCCGAGTCACCCATTAATGGCATCAACCTGAAAGAAACCAATGCCGACATGGCTTGTCTTACAGAATTAGCGAAGTCCCCCTCTCTTACTCAAATCAAACTAGGATATGAACGCCATTTTAAAGGAAACCGACTTTTATCAGACACAGCAGTTCAACAGCTCGCTCCTCTCCAACTGGAGACATTTGAACTTACCGATCATTTAGAAATATTCACGGATGCAGCGATCACACCGCTCAATTTAAAAAAAGCCACTTCCGTTGTTCTCAATGCAAACAATCTGACGGGAAATGCACTCGCGAATAGTCACGAATGGAATTCATTAAAAAAGCTGCAGCTGTGGGGAAGCAAATTTGATTCTAACTCCTTACAATACGCTTCTTCATGGGGGCAGTTAACTCATCTGAACCTCTACGGTAAAAATCTCACCGAAGCACTTGCACAACACGGAGAGCAGCTTTCTTCACTTGAAGAAGTCTCTTTACACAATATGAAAGACATAGCCCTCGTTGGCTCTCACAAATGGAAACAACTCAAAGTACTTCAACTCTATTCAGAGGAATTCACATTTGAAGCGCTAAAGTTTATAGACGCGCCTCTAAAGGTTCTTAAACTGCACGGAAACAAATTTGACAGCAATCAACTGGCTATTATCCCCGCTCTTGATCTTAAGAAAAGATGCAGCCAACTCGAAAAAATAGAACTTTCTGGTGATCATTTCACTGATCAACTATTGCAATACGCAGAAGAAGCAAAAATTATAGAATTAGAGCTCTGGGGTAAACAATTTACCGATCAGGTGCTAAGATATGGTAAGAAATGGAAGTTACAAAGTTTAAGTCTTCATGGAGATAATTTTACAGAAAACGCGGTCAAAATTGCTAACCAGCAATGGCCCGCTCTTCGTTTTTTCTACACATCCGGTGCTCAATTTAAAAAGGATGGCTTTCGAATCTAAGTTGCTCTATCCAGATCAATTATCTCCATTTAAAGAATGTAAATCATGAGGTAAGTTTGCAGCGAAATCTGATTTCCTTTTGTTTGTGGGAATGATTAAGAACAACTCATTGCATTACAGCAGTTGAGGCATTTGTAGTAAGCACGGGAGGTCCGCCCATGAGGGCATCCATCCGCGCAGCAAGCCCTACGCTACAAGCGGTGTGCCCTTTAGGTATGTCCTCCTCCTAACTCTGTGACTGAAGAAGCAGGGGAACTCTCTAAAGCTTCTTGAGGAATGCGGTCAGATGATCCGCGCTATGTATCCTTCAGGCTGAATATATACAAGGTCATAGCGACACAGGTATTCAATCCTTAAGATGTGGAAGAGGTAATCGACCACAGAAGTGGCAAATTTAATATGTGGATGATCTTCCTCAACTCCTTGAAGCTCAAAACGGGTAAAGGTAAACTGATGGACATATGTCTCAAGAAGGACTCCGTACTGAAGGTCAATCAAGACTGACATTACAAAACAGTTCATCAAGAGGTGGAATGCAGCCCTCTTTATGCAATGCATATCGATGAAGATTTCTCCTCAACAACCGTCTTCATGTTGTCTTATACGCAAGAAGATTTTATGCTCTCTCACTCTCGCTTCCCGGGTGAATCCCATCCGTTTTTTGGGAAGCCTCACCCGAACCCAAATAGGAGTGCTGGAGATGGACATCTTTCGATCCGGGAGAAGTAACGTAGATAGGCGATTCTTAGGCAGAGGAACCACTACCTGGACTCGAAAGGGAGTGAGAAGCTTCGCACAATCCTTGTAAATGGCAATCGCCTTTAACCCTAGCCTCCATCCTTCTTCATAGATGTGAAGCACGTCCTCAACGGTAGCTTTGTGGGGCAGATTCACTGTTTTCAATATCGCCCCGCTGAGGAAAAGCTGACAGGAAGCCATCATCACACATGACTGCTGGGCGCAAGAAACCGTTTACCGTGTTTGCCATACTGGTTGGAGCAACCAAACACGGAATAATGCTCAGGCTTAAGGTAACGATTAAGTGGTGTAACAAGACAAATCCACCAGAATCTCCTACGCCAGGAAGAAGATGAGATATGCTTGGCGATACTCATCCAGATCAAAAGGGAAGGAAGGATCGCCATTCTCTTGAAGCAACTTGGTCAGATTGAGAGAGGCTAGATTCAAGCAGAATCATCTAAAATACATACTCCGGCGAGGATTGGAAGTACGGATAAGCTCTGATTGAGAGCAAGTGTGCCCCCAATTAATGGTCGTATCGCACTACACACCGGGCAGCACACTGCCATGCGGATTCAGCAATCTGATTCCACAGGTCTCTTGCTTCTACACGTATCTACAATTTCCCCTCTTGGTAGACTACTTCCACCTTTCTCGATAGCTCGCATAAAATTCATCAGTGATTGGAACAGAATTTTTGAATTCTGCCCGCTGACGGTGTAATAAGCAAGCCCAAAGCAACTCACACGCATCCTGCGTTTTGATCACTTTCGACCGTTCAAAATGCCAAGCTCAGTGCCCCCCCCTCAATCCCATGCTCATGCCATAGGCCACAATTAATACAGGAGAATTAAAAGCACCGTACTGATGCACCATTAAAAAGGATAGCTCTGCCTGAAAAGCACAACCGGGAGGGGTTGCGAAATATCCTCCAAGCTTTTTCCCTGCTCCTCGAATGGTACGCGCAATATGAGGAACTACTTGACGAATACTTGTCTCTCCACAGGTTTCCCTCTTTCTTCCCCAAATGGGAACGGAACCCACCCTTAGGAAGGTATTTAGAAATCACAATACCCGTGGCTAACTGGCTTCAGCTAACAGGCACTTTCACGTGCTCTTGCTTAAAAACAACCGAACTATCAGGACTGGTAATGACACAAGATCGTTGCTCATGAGTCACTTCGTCCAAAGGATGCTTCCCAGGCGAAGTGTACTTACGAAGAATCATCAACCCTATTGCCTCCTGGGACTCCGACTGCACTGAAAGGCTCTCTTTTTGTCTGTTGTTCACATGGGACTAGTTCTGTGGTGGAAAATCTTAATTGAAAGCGTAAATCATAGGATCTAATGAGAACAGACAGCTAGCCTATTTCGCTGTAAAAAAATGGATGCAGATTACTTGCTTTTATCTCTTTTAAAAGATCGAAAGCCAACCAAAGCAATTTTTTTTAACTCTACAAGCTGCAATATGCGAATTGAATTTAAAGCTTGGGGGCCTCTAGGCTTGAAGCAGCAGGCTGTGCAGCACAAGCAGGCAACGTTTTGCGTTTTTTAAAGGAATTAGAAGGGTCTAAGATGACTACTTCTCCAAAAGGACATAACGATTCCGCAATAGAAGCTGCATCTCCTACAACTGTGATCACCATGGTAGAAGGCTCGAAGAGAGATTGAGCAAGAGTAGAGATCTGATTAGGCTCTACTTGCTCAAGTTCTTGACGATAGTGATCCCAATATCCATCCGGCAAACCCAAGATCTCCTGTTCCGTAATTAAATTCGCAATAGAATCGATAGAACCAATTCCCACCAGAAAAGAACCGTTTAACCATCGAGAAGCAGATCGCACTTCTTCAAGAGGAACGGGGGTCAAACGCAACGATTTGAGATTCTCAAGAATCGCAGCAACTGCCGAAGCAGTTTTAGGAGTCTGTGTCCCTACCGAAATCCAGAGAGGTTGAACACCGTGAGCATAGACATCAAGGTAAGCTCCTGCAGCATAAGCTAATGACTTGTTCTCTCGGACATCTCTAAACAGCCTCCCATTCTGACCACCCAAAGCCTGGGCAGTTATTTTTAACACCGGCCAAAGGGCAGAATTGCGCTCAGGCGCTGGAAGAGCCAACACAATCTCGCTCTGTGTGCTACCAAGACGATCTACAAGCAAGATGCGAGCTGGTCTCGGAACAGAAGGTGAGGAGGCAAACGCAACCTTCCTTTTCTCTTTTTGATTCGCTTTCCAGCTTCCAAAAGAACGCTGAGCCTGTTGAACAACCGCTTGGCCCTCACAATCCCCTACAACCACCAACACCGCCTGCGAAGGAGAATAAAAAGAACAATAAAACGCCTTGATTCCATTTAAATTGGTAGCTTCCACATCGGAAGGCAGCATCAGATTACGGTAAGGACTTTGCGGCGGATAGAAAGCCTGCAATGCTGCATAAGTAGCCATAAAATGGCTGTTGGAATGCATCTCTTCGTTTGCGATATCTTTTGCTCGAGCTTGAATCTTTTTAAACTCCGTTTCATCAAAACGAGGGGACTGGATCATCTCCCCGAGCAAAGCAAATCCATCTGCGAGGTACTCGCTTGGAAGTCTGAGACTAAATATGGTTTTATCGTTGCCAACTACTTCCGAAAATTCAGCACCTATCGATTCAATCTTATCCATCCACTGCTGCCCTGGCATTGAACGCGTCCCCCCCTCTTTAAGGAGAAGGGCAGTTAAACGAGCCTGAGCTGCCCCACTGCCATATCCATATCCAGCCCGCACCACAAGGCGAATCTCCACAAACGGGATCCGTTGAATACGCACACTATCTATTTGGAGACCATTAGGCAAAACAGTGCGTGAAATTGATGGAAAAGAAAAGGGTCTAGGCTGACTAGCAGGAGGGGGAGATTGAAAAATAGGATCATCCTTCTCTTGAGCAGATCCTTTTTGATCCTGATTAAGAGCTGTCAAAAGTGACGTGTTTGATGAAAGAAGAGAAGATCCCAAAGAGGAACTACATCCCTGTAAGAAAACCATAACGAACATTGCTAAGAAAACATAGTACATGGGCATATCACTTTTTCTCAATGGAGACCCCTCATTAGGAGGAGTTAACATTGATGCATCCACCTTCAAATCGTTTGGAGGGATTCACTATCTTCAGAAGGCTTAGGACCTGGTTGAATTTCCACCCGTGTTCTTCGACGCAAAGTTAAATAATTCACAACAGCCTTTTGAATGTCAGAAGGGGTAACCGCTTCTAATTGCTCAAGCTCTTTCATCGGGTTTGGATCATTCCAAAGGGTCTTCAAGTCACCAACCCGAACTGCTCTCTTGAGATCCAATTGCAACGGGAGCAAAATGCTCGAGCGAGCGCGAAGACGCAATTTGTTCATCTCTACATCCGCTGGAAGAAAGCGGGCAAGAGAGATCATCTCTTCTTGAAAGATCTCTTCTACCTCTTCCAGAGTGCCTTTCTCGGATATTTTACTCCACAGAGCAAAAAGGCTAGCCCCTCGATGAGGCTCTACCCACGCATCCACTTCGACAGCAATACCCTTTTCGCGCACTAACCTTCGATACAATCGAGAGCTCTCCCCATCTGCTAGAAGACGAGCAGCCATATTCAACGCAGCATAATCAGGTGTTCTTCCAGTGGGAATCGACCAACCCCACCATATGCCTGGTAGAGTGGCATGAAGATCCGCAATAATCTCCCCTCGAGGCTCTTTTTGACTGAGAAGAGGGAGCGAAGGTGATTCAGGAGGGGAAGGATGTGCAGAGATTGGATCAAAATAGCGATGGATAAGTTCTAGGACGTCCTTCTCATCAAATCCCCCTGAAATGGAGAGGACAGCATGAGAAGGATTGTAATAAGTCCGATGAAACTTCTGCACTTCTTCAAAAGGAGCGTTGTCCAAATCCTGCATCGATCCAATCGTGGGATGCGCATAAGGCCAGCAGTCTCCAAAAGCCAGTTCAATACCACGCATAATACCTTTGATATAAGGGGAATTCTCAACCCGCATACGATATTCTTCTTTAACGACGGCGCGTTGATTCTCAAAATTCTCAAGAGACGCGTTGAGGGCCCTCATGCGATCCGCTTCAAGCCATAACATCAGAGGCAGTTCATCGCGTGGCATCACTTGAAAGTAGTTGGTCCGCTCCTCATTGGTAGTTCCGTTTAAAATCCCGCCTCGCTGAGTAATGAGCTGAAAATGTCCTCCTCGAGGTACATGTTGGGAGCCCTGAAACATCATATGCTCAAAGAGATGGGCAAAACCTGAGAGTCCACGCCTCTCATTGCGAGAACCCACGTCATAGGTCACAGCAACACCCACTGTGGGCGAGTTAGCATCAGGCAATAAAACCACCCGCAAACCATTTCTTAAAGTCTCCTCCCGAATCGGAAAGGTAAAAGAAGGAGTAGAGGAGACAGGAGAGACAGAGATGGCTGAAGAAGAGGGTGATTCTGCCAAAGCCTCAGAGATAATCACTGCAAACAAAAGGAACGAAAGGAGCCAAGAAAACCGCATCCCTTAGATGAAATCATACCTTTTTTGTTCAGGCAACATTTACTTAAACTTTTTCTATCTGCGCTTTTTCCCTCTTATTAAGACAAACTTTCAAGCAGTTTTATTTCTTGACCTGATCTCTCAAAAGAGGCGAGCAGCTGTATCATCCGCCCACAACCAAGCCTCCCGAGGGATCCAAAGACGATCCCCCTCTCGTTTAAGTCTTCTCTGATCGATCAACCATTGAACTTGCTGTTCTCTCTCTTCCGTCCACGGTTGAATTCCAAGAGCATCTGCGTGATATGCAACGTCTATCCCTTCCGCTAATCGGAGCCCCAGCATCAAACGTTCTTTAAAAAGGGTCAGTGCATCGAGTTCCTCAGCCCATATGTCCAGGGGGTTATTTTCCCTTGACGGATCCTCTCGATAAAGAGTCATTTGAAAATAAGAACGCGGTTGGAGAGGATTCCGATAGCGCACACCGCGTATGGGCGACGAGTCGAAAAGATAAAAACCGACTGCTCCACAACCAACACCGAGATATTCCCACCCTCTCCAATAGGCTAAGTTATGCTGTGCCTCTTCCCCAGGAACAGCAAAGTTCGAAATTTCGTAAGGGGAAAGGCCAGCCTGATCGAGGACGCGCTGAAGCGAAAGAAATGTTTCCGCCACTTGACTCTCCTCTGCAAGGGGGAGCTTCCCCTGTCTAGCGAGTTGACCGAATCGAGTCCCTGACTCAACGGTCAATTGATAGCAAGAGAGGTGTTTGAGCCCCAAATGACACAAACGAAGCGCTTGTTCACAGGCATCATCGGGGGGTTGTCCCGACAAGCCAACGATTAAGTCCGCTGAGACCTTAGCTCCAGAGAGCAGAGCCCCTTGAACAGCCTCTTCCGCTGCACGAACGCCATGAGTTCGACCCAAGAATTGAAGTTGCTCAGCCTTTAAAGCCTGAACCCCTATCGAAAACCGATTAATACCAGCGCCCACCCATTGCTTAGCGTGATCCAATGAAAATGAGGTCGGATTGCATTCCAATGTAATCTCCATATCCGTCATGCACTCACAATGTGATTTAATAAATGCAAGCACTCGCCCCGCCTCCTCGGGCTCCCAAAGGCTGGGCGTACCCCCTCCTAAAAAGATAGAATGAAGAATCCGCCCCCGTCCTCGCTCGAATCGATTGGTTAGGTAGAAGCTTAGCTCTTTTATCACTGCTTCTGCATATTCAACATGCGGAATAGAAGAAGAATCCGTGGGGTACGAGGTAAAATCACAGTAAGGGCATTTGGTTAAACAGTAGGGAAAATGAATATAAAGGGAAAATGGACGTAAAACATCGCCTGGAAGCAAACTAAGGCTTGAGGTATCAATAACAGGAGGAAAAGGGAAAGAAAGATGCATCAAAAAGGAGAGGGAAAGGGAATTGATGAAGGAGAAAGTTGATGTTAAATAAAAAACAAAGGGATTCCTACTCTTGCAAATGATTGGAGTCGAACAAATTATTGAACAGGTTAAAGGATATCAGCCGAATCTTGATATAGATCTTATTCGGCGTGCCTACCATTTTAGCCACAGAGTACACCAAGGACAGGTTCGCAGATCAGGAGAGCCTTATATCGTCCATCCAGTAGGGGTTGCAGCGATG
Protein-coding regions in this window:
- a CDS encoding M16 family metallopeptidase codes for the protein MRFSWLLSFLLFAVIISEALAESPSSSAISVSPVSSTPSFTFPIREETLRNGLRVVLLPDANSPTVGVAVTYDVGSRNERRGLSGFAHLFEHMMFQGSQHVPRGGHFQLITQRGGILNGTTNEERTNYFQVMPRDELPLMLWLEADRMRALNASLENFENQRAVVKEEYRMRVENSPYIKGIMRGIELAFGDCWPYAHPTIGSMQDLDNAPFEEVQKFHRTYYNPSHAVLSISGGFDEKDVLELIHRYFDPISAHPSPPESPSLPLLSQKEPRGEIIADLHATLPGIWWGWSIPTGRTPDYAALNMAARLLADGESSRLYRRLVREKGIAVEVDAWVEPHRGASLFALWSKISEKGTLEEVEEIFQEEMISLARFLPADVEMNKLRLRARSSILLPLQLDLKRAVRVGDLKTLWNDPNPMKELEQLEAVTPSDIQKAVVNYLTLRRRTRVEIQPGPKPSEDSESLQTI
- a CDS encoding M16 family metallopeptidase; amino-acid sequence: MVFLQGCSSSLGSSLLSSNTSLLTALNQDQKGSAQEKDDPIFQSPPPASQPRPFSFPSISRTVLPNGLQIDSVRIQRIPFVEIRLVVRAGYGYGSGAAQARLTALLLKEGGTRSMPGQQWMDKIESIGAEFSEVVGNDKTIFSLRLPSEYLADGFALLGEMIQSPRFDETEFKKIQARAKDIANEEMHSNSHFMATYAALQAFYPPQSPYRNLMLPSDVEATNLNGIKAFYCSFYSPSQAVLVVVGDCEGQAVVQQAQRSFGSWKANQKEKRKVAFASSPSVPRPARILLVDRLGSTQSEIVLALPAPERNSALWPVLKITAQALGGQNGRLFRDVRENKSLAYAAGAYLDVYAHGVQPLWISVGTQTPKTASAVAAILENLKSLRLTPVPLEEVRSASRWLNGSFLVGIGSIDSIANLITEQEILGLPDGYWDHYRQELEQVEPNQISTLAQSLFEPSTMVITVVGDAASIAESLCPFGEVVILDPSNSFKKRKTLPACAAQPAASSLEAPKL
- the thiL gene encoding thiamine-phosphate kinase, whose translation is MKKHPFHHPESSLNIRKTSEKEKIAFLISQFKMPFPDDVLLGIGDDAAILAPIPGFKLVWTIDEQVEGQHFLREYLSCRDIGWRAYMTAASDLAAMGARGWCALSSIVLPHFVSDSDWQELIAGLREAAYSLHIPIVGGNLSQGSALSLATTFLGYTSRAISRGGGGAGDKLWLAGPVGLAAAGFRALQAGRGMEPSLQPAVAAWQRPQARLDTVEELDKKAQAAIDVSDGLAQDVFSMAEASQCQALLDLDSILEYGGNPLAQAAEALMADPLELALYGGEDYAIVAASSQPLTGFSCIGELQEGEGLYGKKQGKKLPLTVRGFDHFI
- the hemW gene encoding radical SAM family heme chaperone HemW encodes the protein MHLSFPFPPVIDTSSLSLLPGDVLRPFSLYIHFPYCLTKCPYCDFTSYPTDSSSIPHVEYAEAVIKELSFYLTNRFERGRGRILHSIFLGGGTPSLWEPEEAGRVLAFIKSHCECMTDMEITLECNPTSFSLDHAKQWVGAGINRFSIGVQALKAEQLQFLGRTHGVRAAEEAVQGALLSGAKVSADLIVGLSGQPPDDACEQALRLCHLGLKHLSCYQLTVESGTRFGQLARQGKLPLAEESQVAETFLSLQRVLDQAGLSPYEISNFAVPGEEAQHNLAYWRGWEYLGVGCGAVGFYLFDSSPIRGVRYRNPLQPRSYFQMTLYREDPSRENNPLDIWAEELDALTLFKERLMLGLRLAEGIDVAYHADALGIQPWTEEREQQVQWLIDQRRLKREGDRLWIPREAWLWADDTAARLF